The following proteins are co-located in the Patescibacteria group bacterium genome:
- a CDS encoding glycosyltransferase family 1 protein — protein MRIGIDCRTILNPGIGEQAGVGHYTYYLVKYLLKLDKTNQYVLFYDHRSTSVLEFKRKNVQLIQFPLSEYKKYLPLAYSHVLVTRIINQAKLDVFHSPANVLPLQYNKPAVVTVHDLAIYQHPEWFPDKQDFSVKVLVPRSLRKAKQIIAVSQSTAHDVIKQFQISQEKIIVVPEGYETVKSPSKLTIHAVRKSFHLKEKYFFYVGTLEPRKNIAGMIQAFDALVRRKPKRYKDVQLVLAGGKGHQFTDTYAAIQAVRAGSVRYIGYISAQDKRALLHGAITFVFPSLYEGFGLPVVEAMASGTPVITSKVSSLPEVAGRAAVLIDPSSSLAIQNALDKVMSKATRTRLIKKGKIQAKQFSWEKCAQQTLEVYKKIKSG, from the coding sequence ATGAGAATTGGGATTGATTGTCGGACAATATTAAATCCGGGAATTGGCGAACAAGCCGGCGTTGGTCACTATACTTATTATTTAGTGAAGTACTTGTTGAAATTGGATAAAACCAATCAGTATGTGTTGTTTTATGATCACCGCTCAACTTCTGTGTTGGAGTTTAAACGTAAAAATGTTCAACTCATACAATTTCCATTGTCTGAATATAAAAAATATCTCCCTTTAGCCTATTCTCATGTGTTAGTAACACGCATTATTAATCAAGCTAAATTAGATGTCTTTCATTCACCGGCCAATGTTTTGCCATTACAATACAATAAACCGGCGGTTGTGACGGTGCATGATTTAGCCATTTACCAACATCCCGAATGGTTTCCTGACAAACAAGATTTTTCGGTAAAAGTTTTGGTGCCGCGCAGTTTACGTAAAGCCAAACAGATTATTGCTGTGTCGCAATCCACCGCGCATGATGTTATTAAACAATTCCAGATTTCTCAGGAAAAAATTATAGTCGTTCCAGAAGGGTATGAAACAGTAAAGTCACCTAGCAAATTAACCATCCATGCGGTGCGTAAATCTTTTCATTTAAAAGAAAAATACTTTTTTTATGTTGGCACACTCGAACCACGGAAAAATATCGCCGGTATGATTCAAGCCTTCGATGCCTTAGTGCGGCGTAAACCAAAACGTTATAAAGATGTGCAATTAGTGTTAGCCGGTGGCAAGGGCCATCAGTTTACAGATACTTATGCCGCCATTCAAGCGGTGCGGGCGGGGAGCGTGCGGTATATCGGATACATCTCAGCCCAAGATAAAAGAGCCTTATTACATGGTGCGATTACTTTCGTGTTTCCATCTTTATATGAAGGCTTTGGTTTACCGGTAGTGGAAGCCATGGCATCTGGTACTCCAGTAATTACTTCAAAGGTTTCATCATTACCGGAAGTGGCTGGTCGAGCCGCTGTGTTGATAGATCCAAGTTCGTCATTAGCTATACAAAATGCTCTAGATAAAGTAATGTCTAAAGCCACCAGAACGCGCTTAATAAAAAAAGGCAAAATCCAAGCTAAGCAATTTAGCTGGGAAAAGTGCGCTCAGCAGACATTAGAGGTGTATAAAAAAATAAAATCCGGTTGA
- the argS gene encoding arginine--tRNA ligase, with product MKSVIIDKMQKAIATLGVNDFVIEVVYPTHASQGDYSSNVAMKLAKVLKRSPMEIGQELCDVIDRDGIDKIEVVQPGFINFFVNNTFLAGGLRLILEQGEKFGTNTSGVVNGHPKKIMVEFLSANPTGPIHLGNGRAGFTGDALVQVLRACSYDVTSEYYINDFGKQLDNLAESVLRRYMQLQGLNVDYPDELYKGEYVKELAGRIKLTNKPMAEMRQEVREWALAEMVKQIKTFVTDKLHIHYDVWKSERSLYDDKKIAAAKQLLDQLGILYVSDGATFIATTKFGDDKDRVIFKANGETTYFFSDILYLIDKFKDRQFEQAIWYLGADHHGYEGRIQAVLAALGYAGKLDVIFVQLVRLMFNGKEMRMSKRQGTFVTLEELVEEIGLDVTRWFFLMYDSNTHMDFDLNLARERSDNNPVFYVQYAHARLCSLLAKAGQHQPAPITLTSAAEETLTKLLFQWPELVEDISHTYYIHKLPQYALELARAFHRFYSVGRVIEEDGTVNLSRYQLAQATKIILNNALKLMGITAPEHM from the coding sequence ATGAAAAGCGTGATTATAGATAAGATGCAAAAGGCGATTGCTACTTTGGGGGTAAACGATTTTGTAATTGAAGTAGTGTATCCCACCCATGCGAGCCAGGGTGATTACTCGAGCAACGTGGCGATGAAATTAGCCAAGGTGTTAAAGCGTAGCCCAATGGAAATCGGCCAGGAATTATGTGACGTCATTGATCGTGACGGGATTGATAAAATCGAAGTCGTCCAGCCCGGTTTTATAAACTTTTTTGTAAATAATACTTTTCTAGCTGGAGGATTGCGGTTAATTTTGGAACAAGGTGAAAAATTCGGCACCAACACTAGTGGTGTGGTAAACGGCCATCCGAAAAAAATCATGGTGGAGTTTTTATCGGCGAACCCAACCGGCCCAATTCATCTCGGTAATGGTCGCGCTGGTTTTACTGGTGATGCCTTAGTGCAGGTGTTGCGCGCTTGCAGTTATGATGTCACCTCTGAATACTACATCAATGATTTCGGTAAACAACTCGATAACTTAGCTGAATCAGTTTTACGCCGGTATATGCAACTGCAGGGTTTGAACGTTGATTATCCAGATGAACTCTATAAAGGTGAATATGTTAAAGAGTTAGCGGGGCGAATAAAATTGACCAACAAACCAATGGCGGAAATGCGCCAAGAAGTAAGAGAATGGGCACTGGCCGAAATGGTTAAGCAAATAAAAACTTTTGTCACCGATAAATTACACATTCATTATGATGTCTGGAAATCAGAACGGAGTTTATATGATGATAAAAAAATAGCCGCCGCTAAACAATTATTAGACCAATTGGGAATCTTGTATGTGTCTGATGGCGCCACCTTTATTGCTACGACTAAATTTGGGGATGATAAAGATCGAGTAATATTTAAAGCCAATGGTGAGACCACTTACTTTTTTTCTGATATTTTATATTTAATCGACAAATTCAAAGACCGGCAATTTGAACAGGCCATTTGGTATTTAGGCGCTGATCATCATGGCTATGAAGGTCGCATTCAGGCCGTGCTGGCCGCGTTGGGTTACGCCGGCAAATTGGATGTTATTTTTGTGCAGCTGGTGCGCTTAATGTTTAATGGTAAAGAAATGCGCATGTCCAAACGGCAAGGTACATTTGTTACTTTAGAAGAATTAGTTGAGGAGATCGGTCTAGATGTAACACGTTGGTTTTTCTTAATGTACGATTCCAACACGCATATGGATTTTGATTTAAACTTAGCGCGGGAACGCTCCGATAATAACCCCGTGTTTTATGTGCAATATGCGCATGCTCGGTTGTGTAGTTTATTAGCCAAGGCTGGTCAGCATCAGCCCGCACCTATTACCTTAACCAGTGCTGCCGAAGAAACTTTAACCAAATTGTTATTTCAATGGCCGGAACTAGTTGAAGATATTAGCCACACCTATTATATACATAAATTACCCCAGTACGCCTTAGAATTGGCCCGGGCTTTTCATAGATTTTACAGTGTTGGTCGCGTGATTGAAGAAGACGGTACGGTTAATCTGAGCCGTTATCAGTTGGCTCAAGCCACTAAAATTATTTTAAATAATGCTTTAAAATTAATGGGTATTACCGCGCCGGAACACATGTAA
- the smpB gene encoding SsrA-binding protein SmpB — translation MPTLASTAHLRSNFNVLEDYEVGLVLTGAEVKSCKLGHVKLQGAYIAYENGGFWLKKALISPYQILNQRGYDPMRSRQVLLHRHQMKSLIGQVAKPGLTLLPESLYTTRHLVKLKMVLARGKKKYDKRADIKKRDVNRQIARALRQKI, via the coding sequence ATGCCAACTCTTGCTAGCACAGCACATTTACGATCAAATTTCAACGTTTTGGAAGATTACGAGGTTGGTTTAGTATTAACTGGCGCTGAGGTAAAAAGCTGTAAATTGGGTCATGTCAAACTACAAGGTGCTTACATTGCTTATGAAAACGGCGGCTTTTGGCTAAAAAAGGCTCTGATTAGCCCTTACCAGATTCTTAACCAACGTGGTTACGATCCGATGCGGTCACGCCAAGTATTGCTGCATCGTCACCAAATGAAGTCTTTAATTGGCCAAGTGGCCAAGCCAGGCTTGACATTGCTGCCGGAAAGTTTGTATACTACGAGGCATCTCGTAAAATTAAAAATGGTTTTAGCCCGCGGAAAAAAGAAGTACGACAAGCGCGCTGACATCAAAAAACGAGACGTTAATCGCCAAATCGCCCGTGCTCTTCGACAAAAGATATAA